TTCAGAATCACGGCCATGGCGGTAGGCGATACCATCGGCAACCGGGCCAGCAACAACAGCAGCGCGACTTTGGCCAACAGCCACAGGATGACGGCCGGCGCGGTCTGGCGGAAGTGGGCGAACGCCAGCTTGCTGCTGGTGCGCATGGAGGCAAAGATCCCACGTTTTTCGGTGACGGCGATCACCGGCGACAGGCTAAAGGCAATCGATAACAAAATCCCCGGAACCACGACCAATAACATACCTAACTGAATCAACAGAGTACAAACCAGTATCAGCAAAAACAGGCGGGGCAACAGCGGCACCGAAGCGCCAATGGCGCGCAGGGCGCTGGTTTGATGGCCCGCCGATACCAGTTGGATCAGCATCAGGATGCTACCGGTCAGCAGCGCATTGCCTACCAGCGTGGCAAAAGTGCCGGCGGCGGAGGCTTTCAGCAGTACCATTTGTTGCTCGGGGGAAAGCTGTTGGATGATGTCGCTGATGCCGGGTTGCTCAATGGAGGACAGATCGACATTGCTGCTGTTGAGTAGTTGCAACTGATCGTTGCCGGGTGTAAAGACGTGCCCGAGGATGACGGTGATCAGGGACGTCAGCAGCGCCAGTATCAGGATGCTGAAAAACTGGTTACGCGTAAAATTCAAGGTGTCACGGTATAATCTGCTGGCCGTGATAGGCATGAAAACTCCTTGGCAAAGGTTAGCAATAGGGCTTTTAGCAAAAAATATTATCCGGCTATTGTAACCCGTTCAGCTGTTCCGTGGCACCCCGGCGTGACGTTCTACTTTTTATTCCAACTCATGAACACGGCAGCGGTAACCTGGCTG
The DNA window shown above is from Dickeya dadantii NCPPB 898 and carries:
- a CDS encoding YciC family protein, translating into MPITASRLYRDTLNFTRNQFFSILILALLTSLITVILGHVFTPGNDQLQLLNSSNVDLSSIEQPGISDIIQQLSPEQQMVLLKASAAGTFATLVGNALLTGSILMLIQLVSAGHQTSALRAIGASVPLLPRLFLLILVCTLLIQLGMLLVVVPGILLSIAFSLSPVIAVTEKRGIFASMRTSSKLAFAHFRQTAPAVILWLLAKVALLLLLARLPMVSPTAMAVILNGISNVLSAMLLVYVFRLYMLVRD